In one window of Microplitis demolitor isolate Queensland-Clemson2020A chromosome 4, iyMicDemo2.1a, whole genome shotgun sequence DNA:
- the LOC128667534 gene encoding uncharacterized protein LOC128667534 encodes MSEPPIIDVNLALIVKKRNILTRYLNKIAGLVNAQQISDLQASLRFERVKPLFREYEELVNELIEAQPTSDESEHFDQVSNAYYGLEEHLTPDEAEVPAHNSTTIGNTTQTEKQTLQKLPVPQLPTFSGDYNEWISFSNLFRGIIDKRDDIANIVKFQYLKTCVKGEAAQRIIHLQASDENYQVAWTILKGTYELKRVLRNKHIGAIFELKKPETANPATLGHILNTVRQNLTSLETLGSQPAHDCFIWHLERILPDSVSEKWQDTLKPDDSPTVEDMFKFLEATISRMHTKSASNTKNSNANKRTFTGFPNQSKTFKNADGDRALVIATKSCDYCRATDHYLYQCREFDKLTIPKRWEFVKQRNLCRNCLGKNHSPCTSRYHCKHCTKFHHSKLHSTKSSLGGDHQKRKDPPK; translated from the coding sequence atgtcAGAACCACCGATAATAGACGTAAACCTCGCACTGATCGTGAAAAAACGTAATATCTTAACACggtatttaaacaaaatagcCGGTTTGGTGAATGCCCAGCAAATATCTGATCTACAAGCATCATTACGATTCGAACGAGTTAAACCCTTGTTTCGCGAATATGAAGAACTCGTCAATGAATTGATCGAGGCTCAACCGACATCCGACGAGTCCGAACATTTCGATCAAGTATCAAACGCGTATTATGGACTTGAAGAACATCTCACGCCCGATGAGGCAGAAGTTCCAGCACACAACAGCACGACTATAGGGAATACGACTCAAACTGAAAAACAAACTTTACAAAAACTACCAGTCCCACAACTACCTACCTTCTCGGGTGACTATAACGAGTGGATATCTTTTTCAAATCTCTTTCGGGGTATTATTGACAAACGTGACGATATCGCcaatattgtaaaatttcaatatttgaaaACGTGCGTGAAGGGGGAAGCCGCGCAACGGATTATACATTTACAGGCCTCGGATGAAAATTACCAGGTGGCTTGGACCATCCTGAAAGGAACGTATGAATTAAAACGGGTGTTGAGAAACAAACACATCGGTGCAATATTTGAGCTCAAAAAACCGGAAACGGCCAACCCAGCCACCCTTGGACACATATTGAACACAGTCAGACAGAATTTGACATCCCTCGAAACTCTCGGAAGCCAACCAGCTCATGATTGCTTTATCTGGCATCTCGAAAGAATTTTACCCGATTCCGTTTCAGAAAAATGGCAGGATACTCTCAAACCAGACGATTCCCCCACTGTCGAGgatatgtttaaatttttggaagcAACAATCTCGCGTATGCACACTAAATCCGCGTCCAACACAAAAAATAGTAATGCTAACAAACGGACCTTTACCGGTTTCCCAAATCAATCGAAGACTTTCAAAAACGCGGATGGAGATCGCGCGCTTGTCATTGCTACAAAATCCTGCGATTATTGTCGAGCTACTGATCATTATTTGTACCAATGTAGGGAATTCGACAAGCTAACTATCCCTAAACGATGGGAGTTTGTAAAACAACGTAACCTCTGCAGAAATTGTCTCGGAAAGAACCATTCTCCATGTACCTCCAGATACCATTGCAAACACTGTACGAAATTCCATCATTCAAAATTGCACTCCACAAAATCCTCCCTTGGCGGCGATCATCAGAAAAGGAAGGATCCGCCTAAGTGA
- the LOC128667535 gene encoding uncharacterized protein LOC128667535: MINPSYRKFISCTVIEQITGLEPRDVFPRDQLELPKNLPLADPNFHIPRPVDILIGAGTTVALLQSGQTNISPTQGDLLLQKTHLGWVVVGGLEANKKARIDSCCLVNLQQTLERFWEIEDLSNKTVKTTENDLCEKHYVDHVQRASDGKYVVKLPFRYDDFDLGESRSQALRRFYSLQRKVQANPELKLEYHKVMQEYLDLGHMSLVSDESLPGYYIPHHAVIKNSSTTTKLRVVFDASAKTSTDLSLNKVLMVGATIQDKLFEHLLRFRTHVFVITADIEKMYRQIWIAPEDRRYHRIFWYNDGHISVFNLNTVTFGVSSSPFLAIRTIHQLAREEATTFPLASSIVQRDLYVDDLLTGADSLDEVLRLRDEIINLLKVGGFNIRQWASNHSHALDNVASKTFQSTSGMPQEAISKTLGIAWNSQSDTLVYTSKPIALKEKFTKRLILSEIAKIFDPLGLLGPIVFAAKVIMQDCWRLKIGWDESVSQELAAKWLAFAEQLTNMSAIDINRRLIISQPTGIEIHGFCDASKLGYGACLYIRSTNSSNQVWVRLACSKSRVAPIKETTIPKLELCGALTLARLYHDVRSTLGVSISRSILWSDSTIALAWIKKSPVLLKVFESNRVKEIQKLSVKWRYVGTKTNPADALSRGQYPQEFQNNSNWFQGPHWLSQPSSAWPTNPTVEVRSPPDPIEPQCLIVQSESSVVFDRFSSYSKLIVVISRCLRWRSSNIFKTEHVSVTERHQTETRILCQIQQEQFGAEINNLKKDKPVKSAKLGAFNPYIDDNGLLRVGGRLKNSMLTRTQKHPILLPSHHHVTDLIIRETHQRMHHAGIQSTLFALRQKFWLLDGKNQVRKIVHKCVVCIRHRPEPIQYKMADLPTSRVQGSSAFEQTGLDFCGPFLIREKRYNRASRSRNTTLIKAYGCIFICMSTRAVHIEIVSDLSTDAFLASFRRFIGRRGIPSHVHSDNGLNFVGANNQLHELYSLLQSKDHQDQVLSFSSPRNITWHFNPPLSPHFGGVWEAAVKSFKHHFKRVVGTQSLMFEELATLAVDIEAILNSRPLCTISTDPNDPIALSPADILIGKKLTSLPDPDLLSVPDNKLSTWRFLTKARQDFWKRWQLEYLNEMQKRHKWQKDGAVELKKGSVVILIDKNKPCMVWELGVITEVYPGSDGVIRVVEVKTARGVYTRNTTTLCPLLPDTQPTS; this comes from the coding sequence ATGATCAATCCCAGTTACCGTAAATTCATATCATGTACTGTAATCGAACAAATCACTGGTCTCGAACCCCGTGACGTTTTCCCACGTGATCAGTTAGAATTGCCAAAAAACTTACCTCTCGCAGATCCGAATTTCCATATACCCCGTCCTGTCGATATACTAATTGGTGCGGGCACCACAGTCGCGCTCTTACAATCCGGCCAAACAAACATCAGCCCTACACAAGGTGATCTATTACTACAAAAAACACATTTAGGCTGGGTGGTCGTTGGGGGGTTGGAAGCCAATAAAAAGGCACGAATTGATTCGTGTTGTTTGGTTAACTTACAACAAACTTTAGAAAGGTTTTGGGAGATCGAAGATCTATCCAACAAAACCGTAAAAACCACTGAAAATGACTTATGTGAAAAACATTATGTAGATCATGTTCAACGTGCTTCTGACGGGAAATATGTCGTTAAATTACCATTTCGGTACGACGATTTCGATTTAGGTGAGTCTCGTTCGCAGGCACTTCGTCGATTCTATTCATTACAGCGGAAGGTACAGGCCAATCCAGAGCTGAAACTAGAATACCACAAGGTCATGCAAGAGTATCTCGATCTCGGACATATGTCTCTCGTTTCGGACGAATCTCTTCCGGGGTATTACATTCCACATCATGCAGTCATCAAAAATTCCAGTACTACAACGAAATTGCGAGTCGTCTTTGATGCGTCGGCTAAAACTAGCACTGATTTATCACTCAACAAGGTACTTATGGTCGGAGCTACTATCCAGGACAAACTATTTGAACATTTATTGCGTTTCCGCACTCATGTATTTGTCATAACAGCAGACATCGAGAAGATGTACCGGCAGATCTGGATCGCCCCTGAAGACCGGCGATACCACCGCATCTTTTGGTACAACGATGGACACATCTCtgtattcaatttaaatacgGTAACTTTCGGTGTCAGTTCGTCTCCATTCCTAGCCATTCGTACTATACATCAACTCGCACGTGAAGAAGCAACGACGTTTCCACTGGCTAGTTCTATTGTTCAGCGAGATTTGTACGTCGATGATCTTCTGACAGGAGCCGATTCCTTGGATGAAGTCCTACGGTTGCGTGACGAGATCATCAACTTATTGAAGGTCGGCGGGTTCAACATTCGTCAGTGGGCTTCCAACCACAGTCATGCATTGGACAACGTTGCCAGCAAAACATTCCAGTCCACATCTGGTATGCCGCAGGAAGCTATCTCTAAAACATTAGGAATAGCTTGGAATTCGCAGTCAGACACTCTCGTCTATACGTCCAAACCGATTGCTCTCAAGGAAAAATTCACGAAACGTCTCATTCTCTCTGAAATCGCGAAAATTTTCGATCCATTAGGTCTACTCGGTCCAATTGTTTTCGCAGCTAAGGTAATCATGCAAGATTGTTGGCGTCTAAAAATTGGATGGGATGAATCCGTGTCCCAGGAATTGGCAGCAAAATGGTTAGCGTTCGCAGAGCAATTAACTAACATGTCGGCAATTGACATCAACCGTCGTCTCATCATCAGCCAACCCACTGGAATCGAAATCCACGGTTTCTGCGATGCCAGTAAACTGGGGTATGGAGCTTGTCTCTATATCCGTTCTACCAACAGCTCAAATCAAGTCTGGGTCCGCCTAGCTTGTTCGAAGTCACGTGTCGCACCAATCAAGGAGACTACGATTCCTAAACTTGAACTCTGTGGGGCTCTCACCCTTGCTAGGCTATATCACGACGTTCGGTCAACTCTAGGAGTCTCCATTTCGCGCTCAATCCTTTGGTCGGATTCCACAATCGCTCTCGCTTGGATTAAAAAGTCTCCAGTTTTGTTGAAGGTATTCGAATCGAATCGAGTCaaggaaattcaaaaactcaGCGTCAAATGGAGGTACGTGGGAACCAAAACGAATCCAGCTGATGCCTTGTCCCGTGGGCAATATCCACAAGAATTCCAAAACAATTCGAATTGGTTCCAGGGTCCACATTGGCTATCACAGCCATCCAGCGCTTGGCCTACAAATCCTACTGTCGAAGTTCGTAGCCCCCCAGATCCTATAGAACCTCAATGTCTCATTGTACAATCGGAATCATCCGTCGTTTTTGATCGCTTCTCATCTTATTCTAAACTCATTGTCGTCATTTCACGCTGTCTCCGATGGCGGTCTTCTAATATCTTCAAGACCGAGCATGTGTCTGTCACTGAACGTCATCAAACTGAAACTCGGATTCTATGTCAAATTCAACAGGAACAGTTTGGAGCAGAGATCAACAATTTGAAAAAGGACAAGCCAGTCAAGAGTGCCAAACTAGGGGCTTTCAATCCCTACATCGACGACAACGGATTACTCCGGGTTGGTGgtcgtttaaaaaattctatgttaACTCGCACACAGAAGCATCCAATTCTCTTGCCATCTCATCATCATGTGACTGACCTCATCATTCGTGAAACACATCAACGTATGCATCACGCTGGAATCCAAAGTACTCTGTTCGCTCTTCGTCAAAAATTCTGGTTGCTTGATGGCAAGAATCAGGTTCGTAAAATCGTTCACAAATGTGTCGTTTGCATTCGTCATCGTCCAGAGCCCATACAGTACAAAATGGCGGATTTGCCAACATCTCGAGTCCAAGGTTCGTCTGCGTTTGAACAAACTGGGTTGGATTTTTGTGGTCCTTTCCTCATCAGGGAAAAACGTTATAATCGTGCATCTCGATCTCGTAATACAACTCTCATCAAGGCATATGGTTGTATTTTCATTTGTATGTCCACTCGAGCAGTACACATCGAAATCGTCAGTGACCTGAGTACTGATGCATTCTTAGCTAGCTTTCGACGATTCATCGGTCGTAGAGGTATTCCATCACATGTCCATTCGGATAACGGTTTGAACTTCGTTGGTGCCAATAACCAGCTTCATGAACTTTACAGTCTTCTCCAATCTAAGGATCATCAAGATCAAGTGCTTTCTTTTTCTAGTCCACGTAACATCACTTGGCATTTCAATCCACCCCTCTCGCCTCACTTCGGTGGAGTGTGGGAGGCGGCCGTAAAATCATTCAAACATCATTTTAAGCGCGTGGTTGGTACTCAATCTTTAATGTTTGAGGAATTAGCCACGTTAGCAGTAGATATTGAAGCCATTCTTAATTCCAGACCTCTCTGTACTATTTCTACTGATCCAAACGATCCTATTGCTCTGTCTCCTGCCGATATCTTAAtcggtaaaaaattaacatcttTGCCTGATCCTGACTTACTTTCTGTACCAGATAACAAATTATCCACCTGGAGGTTCCTTACCAAGGCCAGACAAGATTTTTGGAAACGGTGGCAGCTTGAATACCTCAACGAGATGCAAAAACGTCACAAATGGCAAAAGGATGGTGCTGTGGAGCTCAAGAAGGGTTCAGTCGTCATCCTCATCGATAAAAACAAACCCTGTATGGTGTGGGAACTGGGAGTTATCACTGAGGTGTATCCAGGAAGCGACGGTGTCATACGTGTCGTCGAGGTCAAAACAGCACGAGGAGTCTATACTCGGAATACTACGACGTTATGTCCATTACTACCTGACACTCAACCTACATCATAA